Part of the Paenibacillus guangzhouensis genome is shown below.
CGATCGAACGCGAATATTGTCGGGCTCGGCAACGCCGTCATCGTCCATAACAAGGAACGGAAAGCAAAAACGTTGAAGGTCAGCGGGGAACAACACAAGGCATCACAGGATGTCGATTTTAGACCGCAGTATTTGCGGCCCGGCGGCACGGATGAGGAAGCGGAGCTCATCGTGCGTCATATTCGGGAGCAGGTCGAATCCGAACAATTCGACTATAAGGAGATTGCGATCCTCCACCGCACGGCGAGCAGCAGCCGCGCCATGTTCGAACAGCTTGTCCTCAGCGAAATGCCGTTCGTGCAATACGGCGCAGGGCCGTTCTTCTATGATCAGTGGCTCGTAAAGCCCGTTATGGACCATCTCAGACTGGCCCTGAATCCGCGGGACATGGACGCGCTCGAACATGCCATTGCGGCACTCTATGTCTCGCGCGAAGCTGGCATGACCTATATCCGACAGCAAGACAAGCAGCACCCGAAAAAATATCCGCTCATCCACCTGCAGGATTGGCCGGAGCTGAAGAGTTATCAACGAGACGCCGTGAAGGAACGTATTCGGCTTATCAAATCGCTCAAGGCGATGAAGCCAATCTTCGCGATTCAGGAAATGAGGCGTCAATTCTATGAGAAATATGTCGAAGTACATGATGTGCATAAATGGACACAGCATAAGGAGACACTGACGGAGACGTTGGACGAATTGGAGTCTGCGGCCAAACGCTTCGAGACGGTGGAAGCCTTCATCGCCTTCGTGGATGACATGGCCGTGAGACATACGGAAATGACCCAATTCATGCACGATAAAGACGCCGATGCGATCACGCTCATGACCATTCACCGCTCGAAAGGACTCGAATTCCCTTGTGTTTACCTCATCGGCGCGTCCGAAGGCATTCTGCCGCACAGCTCGGCATTACAGGAAGCCGAGGAGGCGAAGGGCGACGCGAAGCGCGGTGAACGCGCGATGCGGCGCATGAAGCTGCGAGCGGAACGGCAGAGCAAGAGCCAAGGCGCAGAAACCGGGGTGCTGGCCGCGCGCAGCGAGATCGCAGCTGCAGCCAGCGAAGCGGCAGGCGGCTTGTCTACCGCCGCGGCCGCACTGGAAGAAGAGCGACGTCTCGCGTACGTCGCTGTCACCCGCGCGCAGGAGGAGCTGTACATCAGCTCCCCCGCGCACTACCGCGGCAAAAAAGCGGACGTGTCCCGCTTTTTTGCCGCAGCCTTCGGCGGCGCCGTGCCGGAGCGCCGCCCGGCCGCCCCGCTCGCGCGCACAGCGCCAGCGCGCGAGGGCGGGGCCCGCACCGCCGCGGCGCCCCTCGCGGGCGCGGCGGTGCGGCGCGTCCGTGCATGGCTGTGCACGGACGCGGGCTGCCCTGCGTGGATGCGCATGAATCCGCGCGAGGCAGCAGATCCGTCAGCGGCGAGCAAGGCGTGCCCGCTGTGCAAGAGCCCGATGGCACCTGGAGAACGCCAGGTGCCCGCGAGGGACTGACATGGCCGAGCTCAGGCCATGCCGTCCGGCCTTCTAAGATTAGCCATCCCCCGTCAGGTGGTGCTCGCCTTCTATTTTTAGTAAAATAGAGATAGAACATGACAGGAAAGCGCATGACCCGGAAAGGAGCATCCTCTGATGGAATTATACCCCGTCCGATCAGACAACCAGGCGATGAAGATTCCGAGCAACCTCGAACATCTCATCTGCAAGATCGAACAATGGAACCAGGTTCCGACATTGTACCAGCTCGCGCTCAAGGAGCTTGAGAATAAAATGAAGGTCATCGAAACCGAATGGAAAATGCGCGATGGCTACTGCCCGATTGAACATACGAAGACGAGGATCAAGTCCGTCAACAGTATTATTAAGAAGCTGGAGCGCAAAGGCATCGGTGTGACGATCGAGAACGCCATCACCCAGATTTTCGATGTCGCAGGCATGCGCATCGTCTGTGCCTTCGTGAACGACATCTATATGATTCTCGAACATCTCAAAGAGCGAAATGACCTTCGCATTATCGAGATCAAAGACTATATCGCGAATCCGAAGCCCAATGGCTACCAGAGTCTGCATGTCATTCTGCAAGTACCGCTTGTCTTATTTGAAGACACCTGCTGGATTAACGTAGAAATTCAGCTCCGTACCCTTGCGATGGATTTCTGGGCCAGCATGGAGCATATCATTTTCTATAAATACGATAAGGAAGTGCCTCCTCACGTACTGCAGGAGCTTACGAACGTAGCGCTCGCCGCAGACGATCTCGACAAGAAAATGTTCGCGCTTCGCAAGGAAGTGCAGTCCTACAGCGTGACGCAGATTGAAGCGGAAGAACCATCCAAGCCGATGTCCGTTCGCGACCTATTTTTCGACACAAACGACGCATAGAACATCTCCGGTTCCCCATACTAACCCTATAGAGGTTGTTCAAAAAGTCATCATTTGATCACGAAGTCATTCGAGAAGCATAGAATCTTGCGTTCACCTTCGAAGTCCGGTACTCATTTAGGTTTTGCCTAAACTCCGTTCCTCCTTCTTCAGGTTCTCGCAACCTTCTCGGTGCTGAAATGCCGACTTTTTGAACTTGTAACTATAGAGAGGGGGGAGAACCGCAGATGGCTAAGCAGCAAGGACACGCTCGTCAGAATACAACGACACGCACCAAAGACCGCAAGAGCGGCAAAGGCAAGGGCTAGTGTCACTTCACCAACAAGAAAACAAACAGGCCCGGAACCGCTCCTCTCATGAGAGCGATCCGAGCCTTTTTTCGATACAGTCCAGTTCATCTACCACTTCACGATTCCATAGGGATAAGACGACGCATTCGTAATGTCTCTCGCCCGGCAGGCATGTAGTTTGCCTTGATCGTCGAGCACATGGAGCGACGCCCTCTGCTCTTCCTCTAAGCCAATCAATAACGCGGCCAGCCGAGGCGCGTCTTCCCCGAGCATGGCCGGGTTCCACTCGAATGCCATTTGTTTGATCTTCTTCGCGCTCATACTCCCTATCATGCCGAGCAAAGCGTGATATTCACCGCCCTCAATATCGATCTTCAGGAAATCCACGGTCTTCACATCCGCGAGCAGCGTATCCAGTGGGATCGCTTGAACCTCAATCTTCGTGTGCTGTCCTTTGATTTGCTCATTCTGAGTTCGCTGCTGGATGGATGAATCCCCTTGGAATTTCGCAGAGACATAGAATGGAATGGTGCCGGCCTTCGAAAAAGCCGCATACGGATATACGGTTGCTTGGTCGGTTAACCAATTCATCGCCAGATTATCACGTAACAGCGTATACACCTCCGGATTGGCCTCAAGACCAATCACCTTCCCTTGGGATCCGGCCAGCAGCGATGCCAGAACCGTAAAATACCCAATATTGGCCCCGACATCGACGACTGTCTGTCCTGCCGTTACCGTCTGCATCATATAGTGCGTCAACGGCAGCTCTGTTGCACCTGTCGTCACTAAGGTCGGCATTAAGCTCAAATCCTTCGAAGACATCGTGAGTAGTCCGCCATACGCGGCTTGAACGAGCATTTTCCCGTTGCCAATATAGAGTCCGTGCATGGACAGCCCCCTTTTTCCTAAATGGCCCTTCATCAATATATGGAAGGCTGCACGAATTATGCCTTAGAGCAAAAAACCTCCAGACCGCCGAACGGCAGCACTGAAGGTTCTCCTCGAGAGGGATGATCGGCCTGACTTACCCGGATACCCTTAGAAGACAAGCCCCTGAGATGGGTGGATAGGAAAATTAACCGTATTAATGACTTGCCGTCACATGCTTCATTTCCTCACGATCATGCTTGTATCGGAAGCTGATCGCGAACACAATTGCGAGCACGAGCGTATATGATCCGAAGATAAGCCAAATCGTCTTCCAATCCTTGACGCCGTCCACGGTGAAATAGTCAACGACTTTACCGCTAAGAATCGAGCCGACATAGGCGCCGACGCCGTTGACCATCGTCATGAACAAACCTTGCGCGCTTGCCCGGATACTGGAATCCACTTCCTTCTCCACGAAGATCGCACCGGAGATATTGAAGAAATCAAATGCACAACCGTACACGATCATGGATAAGAGCAACAACGTGAATCCAAAAGGCGACGGGTCGCCAAAAGCAAAGAGTGAAAAGCGCAAAGTCCACGCGATCATACTGATCAGCATCACTTTCTTAATCCCGAATCGACGTAAGAAGAATGGGATCGCAAGGATGAAGAATACTTCTGAGAACTGCGCAATGGACGATAGAATCGCTGGATATTTGACAACGAGGCTGTCTGTAAATTCCGGATTTTTCGCAAAATCATGCAGGAATGGGTTACCGAATGTATTCGTGATCTGGAGCGAAGCGCCGAGCAGCATCGCGAATAAGAAGAAGATCGCCATCTTCTTTTTCTTAAATAGAACAAAAGCATCGAGCCCAAGCATACTCACCCACGATTTGTTCTTTTTCACCTTGGACGTTGGGCAATCCGGAAGCGTAAGCGATTGCAGGGATAGCAGTACGGAAGCTCCCGCCGCAATGTAAAGCTGAATATTACTGAGCTCTAGACCCAATAGGCTGATCAACCATAGCGCAAAAATAAATCCTACCGTACCAAACACGCGAATCGACGGAAAGTCCTTCGCTGTATCCAGCCCGATTTTCTCCAAGCTGAAATAAGAAATCGTATTCGATAACGCCATTGTCGGCATGTAGACCATCGCATTAAATAACATGACCCAGAACATTAGGTTCGGATCCGATACATGTGCCGCTGTGAACAACGCGATCGCGCCTAATAGGTGAAGAATACCGTACAGGCGATTGGCCTTCACCCAACGATCAGCGATAATGCCGACCAAGCTGGGCATAATGACCGCAGCAAGCCCTTTAGAGCTGTATACGATCCCTACTTCTGAACCCGTAAAACCCAATGTATTGATCATATAGGAGCCAAACGTAACGAGCCACGCGCCCCAAATGAAAAACTGCAGAAATACCATGACTTTGAGATTTAACTTAATCCCCATCAATAATCCTCCTCATCTCAGGTGTAAAGACCATTGTAGCTGTAAAATGTTATCTCCCTGTCACTACATTCTGACCATTGTCTCTTTCACCAGCTTGATGAATTTCTCGCGCACCTGTGCCGCGACTTCAATGCAGAGTGATTCAGCGGTTGATCGAGAATGCCGCACGCCATATTGGTAAGACAGTAAATACCGAGCACCTTCATATCGTGAAAGGGCTTTCAATTTCATCAGCAAGCGTCCCGAGCCCAGATCCTAGAATCATGCCGATCATTGGACGGTAATCCGTCTTGCGCATAAGAAAATCTCTTGCCTCGTTAATCTGTTGTACGTTGTGCATGGATAACTCCTCCTAGATGTCTATTGTCCTGTTTCAT
Proteins encoded:
- a CDS encoding UvrD-helicase domain-containing protein, with amino-acid sequence MQEIIIKDRPFGVRAEANIPRAPWTDGRTSAEAVPDTAADAFYFRALEERGIRLNESQIQAVRHGDGPLLTLAGAGSGKTSVLVSRTGYLIAVRKVAPRNILLVTFTSKAAAEMKSRIARLPRLTPRAASEVQARTFHAFFLMILKHHGYTQRLLSETRYQQIVMKRILRELGLHQSYEPETVLALLSSYKMKCVALDELPEQTLEERDLKAAMLSYEAWKKETHQMDFDDVLVFAHQLLLSNASLLASLQRRFQYVMADEFQDTNHLQYVLLRMIVAGNRNLMVVGDDDQTIYTFNGAQHTFILNFHLEYPETKTITLDINYRSNANIVGLGNAVIVHNKERKAKTLKVSGEQHKASQDVDFRPQYLRPGGTDEEAELIVRHIREQVESEQFDYKEIAILHRTASSSRAMFEQLVLSEMPFVQYGAGPFFYDQWLVKPVMDHLRLALNPRDMDALEHAIAALYVSREAGMTYIRQQDKQHPKKYPLIHLQDWPELKSYQRDAVKERIRLIKSLKAMKPIFAIQEMRRQFYEKYVEVHDVHKWTQHKETLTETLDELESAAKRFETVEAFIAFVDDMAVRHTEMTQFMHDKDADAITLMTIHRSKGLEFPCVYLIGASEGILPHSSALQEAEEAKGDAKRGERAMRRMKLRAERQSKSQGAETGVLAARSEIAAAASEAAGGLSTAAAALEEERRLAYVAVTRAQEELYISSPAHYRGKKADVSRFFAAAFGGAVPERRPAAPLARTAPAREGGARTAAAPLAGAAVRRVRAWLCTDAGCPAWMRMNPREAADPSAASKACPLCKSPMAPGERQVPARD
- a CDS encoding GTP pyrophosphokinase, which codes for MKIPSNLEHLICKIEQWNQVPTLYQLALKELENKMKVIETEWKMRDGYCPIEHTKTRIKSVNSIIKKLERKGIGVTIENAITQIFDVAGMRIVCAFVNDIYMILEHLKERNDLRIIEIKDYIANPKPNGYQSLHVILQVPLVLFEDTCWINVEIQLRTLAMDFWASMEHIIFYKYDKEVPPHVLQELTNVALAADDLDKKMFALRKEVQSYSVTQIEAEEPSKPMSVRDLFFDTNDA
- a CDS encoding FkbM family methyltransferase, whose amino-acid sequence is MHGLYIGNGKMLVQAAYGGLLTMSSKDLSLMPTLVTTGATELPLTHYMMQTVTAGQTVVDVGANIGYFTVLASLLAGSQGKVIGLEANPEVYTLLRDNLAMNWLTDQATVYPYAAFSKAGTIPFYVSAKFQGDSSIQQRTQNEQIKGQHTKIEVQAIPLDTLLADVKTVDFLKIDIEGGEYHALLGMIGSMSAKKIKQMAFEWNPAMLGEDAPRLAALLIGLEEEQRASLHVLDDQGKLHACRARDITNASSYPYGIVKW
- a CDS encoding nucleoside permease; amino-acid sequence: MGIKLNLKVMVFLQFFIWGAWLVTFGSYMINTLGFTGSEVGIVYSSKGLAAVIMPSLVGIIADRWVKANRLYGILHLLGAIALFTAAHVSDPNLMFWVMLFNAMVYMPTMALSNTISYFSLEKIGLDTAKDFPSIRVFGTVGFIFALWLISLLGLELSNIQLYIAAGASVLLSLQSLTLPDCPTSKVKKNKSWVSMLGLDAFVLFKKKKMAIFFLFAMLLGASLQITNTFGNPFLHDFAKNPEFTDSLVVKYPAILSSIAQFSEVFFILAIPFFLRRFGIKKVMLISMIAWTLRFSLFAFGDPSPFGFTLLLLSMIVYGCAFDFFNISGAIFVEKEVDSSIRASAQGLFMTMVNGVGAYVGSILSGKVVDYFTVDGVKDWKTIWLIFGSYTLVLAIVFAISFRYKHDREEMKHVTASH